A stretch of the Lactuca sativa cultivar Salinas chromosome 9, Lsat_Salinas_v11, whole genome shotgun sequence genome encodes the following:
- the LOC111876859 gene encoding lecithin-cholesterol acyltransferase-like 1: MGGSVVVNVATVMMVITMMVAVVPSTCRAIINDNHHRQLYPVVLVPGAGGNQLEARLTAEYKGTSWLCSRFYPVKKQEGGWFRLWFDVGVLLAPFLECFAERMTLYYHPELDDYRNAPGVETRVCQFGSTQSLLYLDPNLKHITSYMEPLVESLQELGYTDNKTMFGAPYDFRYGLAAEGHPCDVGSTFLQNIKQLIEEASDSNGGKPVILISHSLGGLFVLQLLNRNPPSWRKQYIKHFIALAAPWGGTVDEMLTFASGNSLGVPLVNPLLVRNEQRSSESNLWLLPRTKQFPQEKPLVVTKNSTYSSFDISRFLEDIGFPEGVQPYQKRVLPLVEKLAAPGIPVTCIIGSGVQTPESLHYGEEGFDKQPEIVYGDGDGTVNMASLLALVDEWRDEENQRLKVIKVDGISHTNIIKDDESLDQIVKEITIINDGLSTSSFVSSS, encoded by the exons ATGGGAGGGAGTGTGGTGGTCAATGTGGCCACCGTCATGATGGTTATTACTATGATGGTGGCTGTGGTGCCGTCCACCTGCCGGGCGATAATCAACGATAACCACCACCGGCAGCTCTATCCGGTAGTTCTGGTCCCTGGAGCCGGCGGGAACCAACTAGAAGCCCGATTGACGGCGGAGTATAAGGGGACGAGCTGGCTATGCAGCCGATTCTACCCAGTTAAGAAGCAGGAGGGAGGTTGGTTCCGCCTATGGTTTGACGTCGGTGTATTATTAGCACCATTCTTGGAGTGTTTTGCTGAACGAATGACGCTTTACTACCACCCAGAATTGGATGATTACAGAAATGCTCCGGGAGTTGAGACGAGGGTGTGTCAGTTTGGTTCCACTCAGTCCCTTCTCTACCTCGATCCTAATCTCAA GCACATAACGAGTTACATGGAACCATTGGTGGAGTCTCTACAAGAGCTTGGCTACACCGATAACAAAACCATGTTCGGAGCACCTTACGATTTCCGTTATGGCCTTGCGGCCGAGGGGCATCCTTGCGACGTCGGCTCCACCTTCCTCCAAAACATAAAGCAGTTAATCGAGGAAGCAAGTGATTCAAATGGTGGAAAACCCGTCATTCTCATCTCCCATAGTCTCGGTGGCCTCTTCGTCCTCCAACTCCTCAACCGCAACCCACCGTCCTGGCGGAAACAATACATAAAGCACTTCATCGCACTAGCGGCACCATGGGGTGGCACGGTTGACGAGATGTTGACTTTTGCATCCGGGAATTCACTAGGAGTCCCCCTCGTAAACCCTTTGCTTGTTAGAAACGAACAACGGAGCTCAGAGAGCAACTTATGGCTATTGCCACGTACAAAGCAGTTCCCGCAGGAGAAACCACTTGTTGTTACCAAAAACTCGACTTATTCTTCTTTTGATATTTCAAGATTTTTAGAAGATATCGGCTTTCCTGAAGGGGTGCAGCCTTACCAGAAACGCGTCTTGCCCTTGGTGGAGAAGTTGGCTGCACCAGGAATTCCGGTAACATGTATTATCGGAAGTGGAGTTCAGACGCCGGAATCTTTGCATTACGGAGAAGAAGGGTTTGATAAGCAGCCGGAGATTGTGTACGGAGATGGAGATGGGACGGTGAACATGGCGAGCTTGTTGGCTTTGGTGGATGAGTGGAGGGACGAAGAGAATCAAAGGCTTAAAGTTATTAAAGTTGATGGGATCTCTCATACGAACATAATCAAGGATGACGAATCACTCGATCAAATAGTTAAGGAAATCACTATTATCAATGATGGTCTCTCTACTTCTTCATTTGTTTCGAGTTCCTAA